Proteins encoded together in one Marinithermus hydrothermalis DSM 14884 window:
- a CDS encoding alanine/glycine:cation symporter family protein has product MTFMDLVGLITRWVFGREALAVFLLVGLYMSWRTGFVQFTRFGVVLRETLGAVRERALGFGGEITPFQATMVAMGATVGVGNILGVTVAILAGGPGAILWMWVAALVGMATKFAEATLAVHFRQQFADGSVSGGPFYYIARGLGLPWLGGIVAIFVALAAFGAGNLAQTSAVAGSLEQAFSVPTAITSLSVALIVAVVLGGGIKRVARFAQAAIPLMILLYVVLALGVIVLNADALPQVLAQIFQSALGVEAAAGGIGGYALIQVVQAGVGRGIFSNEAGLGSAAIAHAQAQVDHPVRQGFWGVVEVFLDTIVINTLTALAILSAGVWREGSGASAVAVATFSTFPAGDVLFALAVALFAFTTIVSWGFYGEEAASFLFGDGIRWPYRLTFITLAFVGGLGGFEAFLAVSDMLIGLMAIPNLIALIALGGLVARLVRGFFQGEPWTPPRDA; this is encoded by the coding sequence ATGACCTTTATGGACCTGGTGGGGTTAATCACCCGGTGGGTGTTCGGTAGGGAAGCCTTAGCGGTCTTCCTCTTGGTCGGCCTGTACATGAGCTGGCGCACGGGGTTCGTGCAGTTCACCCGTTTCGGGGTGGTGCTGCGCGAGACATTGGGCGCCGTGCGCGAGCGCGCCCTCGGCTTCGGGGGGGAGATCACCCCCTTCCAAGCCACGATGGTCGCGATGGGCGCGACGGTCGGGGTGGGGAACATTCTCGGGGTGACCGTCGCGATCCTCGCGGGTGGGCCCGGCGCGATCCTCTGGATGTGGGTCGCAGCCCTCGTGGGGATGGCCACCAAGTTCGCCGAAGCCACCCTCGCGGTGCACTTCCGCCAGCAGTTCGCGGACGGTTCCGTCTCCGGCGGGCCGTTCTACTACATCGCGCGGGGTCTGGGCCTGCCCTGGCTGGGCGGGATCGTCGCGATCTTCGTGGCGCTGGCGGCGTTCGGCGCGGGAAACCTCGCCCAGACCAGCGCGGTGGCGGGCAGCCTCGAGCAGGCCTTCAGCGTGCCCACCGCGATCACCAGCCTCTCGGTCGCCTTGATCGTCGCGGTCGTGCTGGGCGGGGGCATTAAGCGCGTGGCGCGGTTCGCGCAGGCCGCGATCCCCCTCATGATCCTGCTCTACGTGGTCTTGGCCCTCGGGGTGATCGTGCTGAACGCGGACGCCCTCCCCCAGGTCCTCGCGCAGATCTTCCAGAGCGCGCTGGGCGTTGAGGCCGCCGCCGGGGGGATCGGCGGGTACGCGCTGATACAGGTGGTGCAGGCCGGCGTGGGGCGCGGGATCTTCTCAAACGAGGCCGGGCTGGGTTCGGCCGCGATCGCGCACGCGCAGGCCCAGGTGGACCACCCGGTACGCCAGGGGTTCTGGGGCGTGGTCGAGGTCTTTCTGGACACGATCGTGATCAACACCCTGACCGCCCTCGCCATCCTCTCCGCGGGGGTGTGGCGGGAAGGCTCGGGCGCCTCCGCCGTCGCGGTCGCGACCTTCTCGACCTTCCCGGCCGGCGACGTCCTGTTTGCCCTGGCGGTAGCCTTGTTCGCCTTCACCACGATCGTGTCCTGGGGGTTTTATGGGGAGGAGGCCGCCTCCTTCCTCTTCGGGGACGGGATCCGGTGGCCGTACCGCCTGACCTTCATCACCCTCGCCTTCGTGGGCGGCCTCGGGGGTTTCGAGGCCTTCCTCGCGGTTTCGGACATGCTGATCGGCCTGATGGCCATCCCTAACCTGATCGCGCTGATCGCACTGGGCGGCCTCGTGGCGCGACTCGTGCGCGGCTTCTTCCAGGGCGAGCCGTGGACGCCCCCACGGGATGCGTGA
- a CDS encoding UbiX family flavin prenyltransferase has protein sequence MNRVVVGISGASGVPYAADLLETLRRIEGVETHLVLTQGAKRVIAEELGASPKQLTALADVVHDDRDVGAPIASGSFPTRGMVVIPCSATTLAKVAHGLADNLLTRAAYVHLKERRPLILVPREAPLPLPSLRAMVQAAEAGAVILPASPGFYHKPQTIPDLLGFITQRVLDLLGLEYPRSPRWKEA, from the coding sequence ATGAACCGGGTGGTGGTCGGCATCAGCGGCGCCTCCGGCGTCCCGTACGCCGCGGACCTGCTCGAGACCCTCCGGCGGATCGAGGGGGTGGAGACGCACCTCGTCCTCACCCAAGGGGCCAAGCGCGTGATCGCCGAGGAGCTAGGAGCCAGCCCGAAGCAGCTCACCGCCCTCGCGGACGTGGTGCACGACGACCGCGACGTCGGCGCGCCGATCGCTTCGGGCTCCTTCCCCACGCGGGGCATGGTGGTGATTCCCTGCAGCGCCACCACGCTCGCTAAGGTCGCGCACGGCCTCGCGGACAACCTCCTGACCCGCGCGGCCTACGTGCACCTCAAGGAACGCCGCCCCCTCATCCTCGTGCCGCGCGAGGCGCCCCTCCCCCTCCCGAGCCTGCGCGCCATGGTCCAGGCCGCCGAGGCCGGCGCGGTGATCCTGCCCGCGAGCCCCGGCTTTTACCACAAGCCCCAGACGATCCCGGACCTCCTGGGCTTCATCACGCAGCGGGTCCTGGACCTCTTGGGCCTCGAGTACCCGAGGAGCCCCCGGTGGAAAGAGGCGTGA
- the ispD gene encoding 2-C-methyl-D-erythritol 4-phosphate cytidylyltransferase, translating to MERGVIAHSVSVLLPAAGQGTRLGRGPKALVRVGGKTLLDWALEAFAWADEVLVALPPGLEPPARGAKVRFLPGGRTRQESVYTLLTAAEGGYVLVHDVARPFVVRAVVDRVLAAARREGAAAPAVRVPDTLIEDERGHYGPARDRERHRLVQTPQGFFRAVLLEAHEWARAKGVQATDDAQLVLGLGYPVALVEGDRRMFKITYPEDLLLAEGLAAVWRP from the coding sequence GTGGAAAGAGGCGTGATCGCGCACTCGGTCTCGGTGCTGCTCCCCGCGGCGGGTCAGGGCACCCGGCTCGGCCGGGGGCCCAAGGCCCTCGTCCGGGTGGGCGGGAAAACCCTGCTGGACTGGGCCCTCGAGGCCTTCGCCTGGGCGGACGAGGTGCTCGTCGCGCTGCCGCCCGGCCTCGAGCCTCCCGCCAGGGGCGCGAAGGTGCGGTTCCTCCCGGGGGGGCGCACGCGCCAGGAGAGCGTGTACACCCTCCTCACGGCCGCGGAGGGCGGGTACGTGCTGGTGCACGACGTGGCCCGGCCCTTCGTGGTACGGGCGGTGGTGGACCGCGTGCTCGCCGCCGCGCGGCGCGAGGGAGCCGCCGCGCCCGCGGTGCGCGTGCCCGACACCCTGATCGAGGACGAGCGCGGGCATTACGGGCCGGCGCGCGACCGCGAACGCCACCGGCTCGTGCAGACCCCCCAAGGGTTCTTCCGCGCGGTGCTCCTCGAGGCGCACGAGTGGGCCCGCGCCAAGGGCGTCCAGGCCACGGACGACGCGCAGCTCGTGCTGGGCCTCGGGTACCCCGTGGCCCTCGTGGAGGGGGACCGGCGCATGTTCAAGATCACCTACCCCGAGGACCTGCTCCTCGCGGAAGGACTCGCGGCGGTATGGAGACCCTAG
- a CDS encoding 4-(cytidine 5'-diphospho)-2-C-methyl-D-erythritol kinase gives METLAHAKVNLGLSVLGRRPDGYHELHTLFATVSVADRVALEPRPDGIRLEVRGRSLPTGSANLAYRAAQAYLEAAGHPGGVRIVLEKHLPIAAGLGGGSADAAAVLRGLAALYPAGVALEPIARALGADVPFLLRGGLAEGRGVGERLVWLEPLEAHLVLVNPGVPVAAAEAYRHLRPEEWGEALPVAAVRAALLAGEAPPYFNSLEAPVFRRYPEVARLKAALVRRGLRGVLMSGSGSTVFGLARDAEEARWFAARLEADFPGFWVRAARLVVPSP, from the coding sequence ATGGAGACCCTAGCCCACGCCAAGGTCAACCTGGGGCTCAGCGTCCTTGGCCGCCGGCCGGACGGGTACCACGAGCTGCACACCCTCTTCGCCACGGTCAGCGTCGCGGACCGGGTCGCCCTCGAGCCCCGCCCCGACGGCATCCGCCTCGAGGTGCGCGGCCGGTCCCTCCCCACGGGCTCTGCGAACCTCGCCTACCGCGCGGCCCAGGCCTACCTCGAGGCCGCCGGGCACCCGGGCGGCGTGCGGATCGTGCTGGAAAAACACCTCCCGATCGCGGCGGGGCTTGGGGGCGGCTCGGCGGACGCCGCGGCGGTGCTCCGGGGCCTTGCGGCGCTGTACCCGGCGGGGGTGGCCCTCGAGCCAATCGCGCGCGCGCTCGGCGCGGACGTGCCCTTCCTCCTCCGGGGCGGGCTCGCCGAGGGGCGCGGGGTGGGGGAGCGGCTTGTGTGGCTCGAGCCCTTGGAGGCGCACCTCGTCCTCGTGAACCCCGGGGTGCCGGTGGCCGCGGCGGAGGCGTACCGTCACCTGCGGCCGGAGGAGTGGGGGGAGGCCCTACCGGTCGCGGCGGTGCGGGCGGCGCTTCTGGCTGGGGAGGCGCCCCCGTACTTCAACAGCCTCGAGGCCCCCGTCTTCCGGCGCTACCCGGAGGTGGCCCGCTTGAAGGCCGCGCTTGTACGGCGGGGCTTGCGGGGCGTGTTGATGAGCGGCTCGGGCTCGACGGTCTTCGGATTGGCCCGGGACGCGGAGGAGGCCCGGTGGTTCGCGGCGCGGCTCGAGGCGGACTTCCCAGGGTTCTGGGTGCGCGCGGCGCGGCTTGTGGTGCCCAGCCCGTAA
- a CDS encoding thiamine ABC transporter substrate-binding protein, with amino-acid sequence MLRTLLLALTLFLGTAFATELTVLTHSSFSLDEALIQQFQEETGIQVRFIEGGDAGETLNKAILSKGAPIADVIYGFDNTFLSRALEAGILEPYVSPEIRNLKSEFLLDPTFHAIPTDFGYVALNYDKAAFDALPLPQRFEDLTRPEYASRLVVENPATSSPGLAFLIATVAAFGEDGYLDFWAGLRDGGVKVAQGWSEAYFSAFTPYGGDRPLVVSYTTSPAAEVYFSEGRYTTPPTGNLLLPKSSFLQVEFIGILKGTKNREAAERFIDWFLSKPVQENIPTEMFVYPVRRDAELPEFFRWADVPLEPARVDPEVIAQNRERWIREWTQVVLRGASPDEVEAARR; translated from the coding sequence ATGCTGCGAACCCTACTGCTCGCACTCACGCTCTTCCTGGGTACGGCCTTTGCGACCGAACTCACCGTACTCACCCACTCGAGCTTCAGCCTGGACGAGGCCCTGATCCAGCAGTTCCAGGAGGAAACCGGGATTCAGGTGCGCTTCATCGAGGGCGGCGACGCGGGCGAGACCCTCAACAAAGCGATCCTCTCCAAGGGCGCCCCGATCGCCGACGTGATCTACGGGTTCGACAACACCTTCCTCTCCCGCGCCTTGGAGGCGGGCATCCTCGAGCCGTACGTCTCCCCGGAGATCCGGAACCTCAAGAGCGAGTTCCTCCTCGACCCCACCTTCCACGCCATCCCTACTGATTTCGGGTACGTGGCGCTGAACTACGATAAGGCCGCGTTCGACGCGCTGCCCTTACCCCAGCGCTTCGAGGACCTGACCCGCCCCGAGTACGCCTCTCGGCTCGTGGTGGAGAATCCCGCGACCTCCAGCCCGGGCCTCGCGTTCCTGATCGCGACCGTCGCCGCGTTCGGGGAGGACGGGTACCTGGATTTCTGGGCCGGCCTCCGCGACGGCGGCGTCAAGGTAGCCCAAGGCTGGAGCGAGGCGTACTTCAGCGCCTTCACCCCCTACGGCGGGGACCGCCCCCTCGTGGTGAGCTACACCACGAGCCCCGCGGCCGAGGTTTACTTCTCCGAAGGCCGGTACACCACGCCCCCCACCGGGAACCTGCTCCTCCCCAAGAGCAGCTTCCTGCAGGTGGAGTTCATCGGGATCCTCAAAGGCACCAAGAACCGCGAGGCCGCGGAGCGCTTCATCGACTGGTTCCTCTCCAAACCCGTGCAGGAGAACATCCCCACCGAGATGTTCGTCTACCCGGTGCGGCGCGACGCCGAGCTCCCCGAGTTCTTCCGCTGGGCAGACGTGCCCCTCGAGCCCGCGCGGGTGGACCCCGAGGTCATCGCGCAAAACCGCGAGCGCTGGATCCGCGAGTGGACCCAGGTGGTGCTTCGCGGCGCGAGCCCGGACGAGGTCGAGGCCGCCCGACGGTAG
- a CDS encoding ABC transporter permease, producing the protein MPRWTPHLLALPVALFLLFALGWPLVRVLHLGTGYGLQTALQDPYYWGRLVWSLEYGLGSSLLVLLLAVPLAYAFRYAFPGRDLLLAFATVPFVLPTIVVAMGFLALVGPRGVLGVDLSGTPWALYWGAVFYNLGLVLRMLVGVLARVGEGLEAAARVLGAGAVRAFLRASLPLLAGAMLAGGGLTFVYTFASFGLPLLLGGPRYATLEVEIYTLLAYQLAFSEAAALILLQLAVTALVSLGYLWAQERLAVDFRAVRAARPLSGWKRWGVASVVWVFFLALYAPMLALLAKSFVEPEGLGFGNYLRLLEPKAGLFVPSLGLALGNTLRWAALALLVVLPVGFLYAYAVWKGARWLDLVGFVPLLVSPVSLGVGYLLAYPELRGSVALLVTAYALLAYPLLARALLPAMRGIPPGLLEAAATLGARPWRRFLRVELPLLRPALASGTALALAAVVGEFGATLVLTRPEWATMVVAIYERLGKPGAANFGEALALAVLLALLSAGLFLLVDRGRGRVG; encoded by the coding sequence ATGCCCCGCTGGACCCCGCACCTTCTGGCCCTCCCCGTCGCGCTGTTCCTACTCTTTGCGCTGGGGTGGCCCCTGGTGCGGGTCCTGCATCTAGGCACGGGCTACGGCCTGCAAACCGCCCTCCAGGACCCCTACTACTGGGGGCGGCTCGTCTGGAGCCTCGAGTACGGGCTTGGCTCGAGCCTCCTGGTCCTGCTGCTCGCCGTGCCGCTCGCGTACGCCTTCCGCTACGCCTTTCCCGGCCGGGACCTCCTCCTGGCCTTCGCGACCGTGCCGTTCGTGCTGCCCACGATCGTGGTGGCCATGGGGTTCCTGGCCCTGGTCGGGCCCCGGGGCGTGCTCGGGGTGGACCTTTCCGGCACCCCCTGGGCGTTGTACTGGGGCGCGGTGTTCTACAACCTGGGCCTGGTCCTGCGCATGCTCGTGGGGGTCCTCGCGCGGGTGGGGGAGGGGCTGGAGGCGGCCGCGCGGGTCCTGGGCGCGGGGGCCGTGCGGGCCTTCCTCCGGGCGAGCCTGCCCCTCCTCGCGGGGGCGATGCTCGCGGGGGGCGGCCTGACCTTCGTGTACACCTTCGCGAGCTTCGGGCTGCCCCTCCTCCTGGGCGGGCCCCGGTACGCCACCCTCGAGGTGGAGATCTACACCCTTCTCGCCTACCAGCTGGCCTTCTCCGAGGCTGCGGCGTTGATCCTGCTTCAGCTCGCGGTCACGGCCCTGGTGAGCCTGGGGTACCTGTGGGCCCAGGAGCGGCTCGCGGTGGATTTCCGCGCGGTGCGGGCCGCGCGACCCTTGAGTGGCTGGAAGCGCTGGGGCGTGGCAAGTGTGGTCTGGGTGTTCTTCCTCGCGCTGTACGCCCCGATGCTCGCCCTCCTCGCGAAGAGTTTCGTGGAGCCGGAGGGGCTAGGGTTCGGGAACTACCTGCGTCTGCTCGAGCCGAAGGCCGGCCTGTTCGTGCCGTCGCTCGGCCTCGCCCTCGGAAACACCCTGCGCTGGGCGGCCCTCGCGCTGCTTGTGGTGCTGCCCGTGGGGTTCCTCTACGCTTACGCGGTGTGGAAAGGCGCCCGCTGGCTGGACCTGGTGGGGTTCGTGCCCCTACTCGTGAGCCCCGTCAGCCTAGGGGTGGGGTACCTCCTCGCGTACCCGGAGCTGCGCGGCTCGGTCGCGCTGCTCGTGACGGCCTACGCCCTCCTCGCCTACCCTCTCCTCGCGCGCGCCCTACTGCCCGCGATGCGCGGGATTCCTCCCGGCCTGCTCGAGGCGGCCGCCACGCTCGGCGCGCGGCCCTGGCGGCGTTTCCTTAGGGTCGAGCTACCCCTGCTTCGGCCCGCGCTGGCCTCCGGCACGGCCCTCGCGCTCGCCGCGGTGGTGGGGGAGTTCGGCGCGACCCTCGTGCTCACGCGGCCCGAATGGGCCACGATGGTCGTCGCGATCTACGAACGGCTCGGCAAGCCCGGCGCGGCTAACTTCGGGGAGGCCCTTGCCCTTGCGGTGCTGCTCGCTCTGCTCTCCGCGGGGCTCTTCCTCCTCGTGGACCGCGGCCGGGGCCGGGTGGGGTGA
- a CDS encoding ABC transporter ATP-binding protein gives MVRVDLEVRRGETLALLGPSGSGKTTVLRLIAGLERPDAGRVLLASREVTRLPPERRGLGFVFQDYALFPHLSVRDNLAFGLVERRWPRERIQARVAALLELVHLEPHAHKRPQQLSGGEQQRVALARALAPEPEVLLLDEPLGALDQRLREGLLLELRRLLRHSQVTAVVVTHDQTEAFALADRVAVMRAGRVVQQGTPEALYNRPKDTWTARFLGHKNVLEPREARAVGLEPRPHVLLPGGVVLGRGDRRMRVTERLFLGGRVGLWLEDRAVRLYWEGTNPGVHEGAEVRVQVVRERAVEVAP, from the coding sequence ATGGTTCGGGTGGACCTCGAGGTGCGCCGTGGCGAGACCCTGGCGCTCCTCGGCCCCTCGGGGAGCGGCAAGACCACCGTGCTGCGCCTCATCGCGGGGCTGGAACGCCCCGACGCGGGCCGGGTCCTCCTCGCCAGCCGGGAGGTCACGCGCCTTCCCCCGGAACGCCGCGGCCTCGGGTTCGTCTTCCAGGACTACGCCCTCTTCCCGCACCTCTCGGTCCGGGACAACCTGGCCTTCGGCCTGGTGGAGCGCCGCTGGCCCCGGGAGCGCATCCAAGCACGGGTCGCGGCCCTGCTCGAGCTCGTCCACCTCGAGCCCCACGCCCACAAGCGCCCCCAACAGCTTTCCGGCGGGGAGCAGCAACGCGTGGCCCTCGCCCGCGCCCTCGCGCCCGAGCCCGAGGTGCTTTTGCTGGACGAACCCCTGGGCGCGCTGGACCAGCGGTTGCGGGAAGGGTTGCTCCTCGAGCTGCGCCGCCTCCTGCGCCACAGCCAGGTCACCGCGGTGGTGGTGACCCACGACCAGACCGAAGCCTTCGCGCTCGCGGACCGCGTCGCGGTGATGCGCGCGGGTCGCGTGGTGCAGCAGGGCACTCCGGAAGCGCTTTATAATCGACCCAAGGACACCTGGACGGCCCGGTTTCTGGGGCACAAGAACGTCCTCGAGCCCCGCGAGGCTCGCGCGGTGGGGCTCGAGCCGCGCCCGCACGTCCTGCTTCCGGGCGGGGTGGTGCTGGGGCGGGGCGACCGAAGGATGCGCGTGACCGAACGCCTGTTCCTGGGTGGACGGGTCGGGCTTTGGCTCGAGGACCGCGCGGTGCGCCTGTACTGGGAGGGCACGAACCCCGGCGTGCACGAAGGGGCGGAGGTGCGGGTGCAGGTGGTGCGCGAGCGGGCGGTGGAGGTGGCTCCGTGA
- a CDS encoding thiamine diphosphokinase yields MSWTWVLLGGELEVNARLKREAQAAERVIAADAGIRHAEALGVTVDLWVGDFDSAPPALMARYARVPREAFPPDKDKTDGELAILAALARGARRIVLAGALGGEMDHAAAHLLLAVRLAEEGVAVRLTRGREEAYPLVPGRLALELTPGTRLSVLPLTDLEGLTIRGARWPLERARVPFASTWVLRNEARGAVTLELTQGRAVVFVYS; encoded by the coding sequence GTGAGCTGGACCTGGGTGCTCCTCGGGGGGGAGCTCGAGGTGAACGCGCGCCTGAAGCGCGAAGCTCAGGCGGCCGAGCGCGTCATTGCGGCCGACGCCGGCATCCGGCACGCGGAAGCTTTGGGCGTGACGGTGGATTTGTGGGTGGGGGATTTCGACTCCGCTCCCCCCGCCCTCATGGCGCGGTACGCGCGCGTCCCCCGCGAGGCCTTCCCCCCGGATAAGGACAAGACCGACGGGGAGCTCGCGATCCTCGCCGCGCTAGCGCGCGGCGCGCGCCGCATCGTGCTCGCGGGCGCCCTGGGCGGGGAGATGGACCACGCCGCCGCGCACCTCCTGCTCGCCGTGCGCCTCGCGGAGGAGGGCGTGGCGGTACGCCTCACGCGCGGGCGCGAGGAGGCCTACCCCCTCGTGCCCGGCCGGCTGGCCCTCGAGCTCACCCCCGGCACGCGCTTGAGCGTCCTGCCCCTCACGGACCTCGAGGGCCTCACGATACGCGGGGCCCGCTGGCCGCTCGAGCGCGCCCGGGTCCCGTTCGCCTCCACCTGGGTTCTCCGCAACGAGGCCCGCGGAGCGGTGACGCTTGAGCTGACGCAGGGACGGGCCGTGGTCTTCGTTTACTCGTAG
- a CDS encoding C39 family peptidase → MRRAWLLLWIAGGAAGLWWAGNGTEPPTAPAPAPAQEPTPPVIRVKAEAPTPPPERAAVLEPEPLPLRVRLEGVPHEYQRLNNCGPATLGMLLSYWGLPTNQYEIAPILKPYAPDRNVSPHELAAYARAQGFQAHVGVAGTPDLLKRLLAKGYPVIAHTWFVTEDGGMGHYRLLFGYDETAGVFYAQDSFYGPNQRLEYTRFVEHWRVFNHTYLVVYPPERRAEIEAILGPYRDAAWMWRKALETAEREVAARPEDAFAWFNLGTSALALGDAERAAEAYDRARAIGLPARILWYQFGPFEAYYRVGRYTDVGNLVAEQLERVRDIEEWYYWRGKARVAVGNLTGARQDFQTALEYNPGFTAAREALERLP, encoded by the coding sequence ATGCGACGCGCCTGGCTCCTTCTCTGGATCGCGGGCGGCGCGGCGGGATTGTGGTGGGCGGGGAACGGGACGGAACCCCCCACCGCGCCCGCCCCGGCCCCCGCGCAAGAACCCACCCCGCCCGTCATTCGAGTCAAGGCCGAGGCCCCCACCCCGCCCCCGGAGCGCGCGGCGGTGCTCGAGCCCGAACCCCTCCCACTCCGGGTGCGGCTCGAGGGGGTACCTCACGAGTACCAGCGCCTCAACAACTGCGGTCCGGCTACCTTGGGCATGCTCCTCAGTTACTGGGGCCTCCCGACCAACCAGTACGAGATCGCGCCAATCCTCAAGCCCTACGCGCCCGACCGGAACGTCAGCCCCCACGAACTCGCCGCGTACGCGCGCGCGCAAGGCTTCCAAGCGCACGTGGGCGTCGCGGGCACCCCGGACCTGCTGAAGCGCCTACTGGCGAAAGGGTACCCGGTCATCGCGCACACCTGGTTCGTGACCGAGGACGGCGGCATGGGGCATTACCGCCTCCTCTTCGGGTACGACGAAACAGCCGGGGTGTTCTACGCGCAGGACTCGTTCTACGGCCCGAACCAGCGGCTCGAGTACACGCGGTTCGTTGAGCACTGGCGGGTCTTTAACCACACCTACCTGGTGGTGTACCCTCCCGAGCGCCGGGCGGAGATCGAAGCGATTCTGGGGCCGTACCGGGACGCGGCGTGGATGTGGCGAAAAGCCCTGGAAACCGCTGAGCGGGAGGTGGCCGCGCGGCCGGAGGACGCCTTCGCGTGGTTCAACCTGGGCACTAGCGCCCTCGCGCTAGGGGACGCCGAACGCGCCGCGGAAGCCTACGACCGCGCCCGCGCCATCGGCCTGCCCGCGCGCATACTCTGGTACCAGTTCGGTCCCTTCGAGGCGTACTACCGCGTGGGGCGGTACACCGACGTGGGCAACCTGGTAGCGGAACAACTCGAGCGCGTACGGGACATCGAGGAATGGTACTACTGGCGGGGAAAGGCCCGCGTCGCGGTGGGTAACCTCACGGGGGCCCGGCAGGACTTCCAGACCGCCCTCGAGTACAACCCGGGATTCACAGCGGCTCGGGAGGCGCTCGAGCGCCTCCCGTAG
- a CDS encoding arginase family protein, with amino-acid sequence MRHTELPFTGPATFLKAPHKPLTETWEADVGFLGLPYDFGVGYRPGARFAPNALREASGRYAPGPEGYYDPETNAHRLQGARLVDAGDVDPAQLEYAETFRRITEAARALRGRVRLPVFVGGDHTITYPVLRAYDDLEELYVVQIDAHLDYTDARNGTRYANSSPFRRAVEAVPGLKHITVVGLRGLRASREAFEAARARGHTLVFARQVKADLEATLQRLPRGKRVYLSFDIDALDPALAPGTGSPEVEGLTYGEAMRVVAHVIAHNELVGLDLTELAPNLDPTGRTALVGARLLAEAVALWWG; translated from the coding sequence ATGCGCCACACCGAGCTGCCCTTCACCGGACCGGCCACCTTCCTCAAAGCCCCCCACAAGCCGCTCACCGAAACCTGGGAGGCCGACGTGGGGTTTTTAGGCTTGCCGTACGACTTCGGGGTGGGGTACCGTCCCGGCGCGCGCTTCGCGCCGAACGCCCTCCGGGAAGCTTCGGGACGGTACGCGCCCGGCCCTGAAGGGTACTACGACCCGGAAACCAACGCGCACCGCCTCCAAGGCGCGCGCCTCGTGGACGCGGGGGACGTGGACCCCGCGCAGCTCGAGTACGCGGAGACCTTCCGCCGCATCACCGAGGCCGCCCGCGCCTTGCGCGGCCGCGTGCGGCTCCCGGTCTTCGTAGGGGGGGACCACACGATCACCTACCCCGTGCTGCGGGCCTACGACGACCTGGAGGAGCTGTACGTGGTGCAGATCGACGCGCACCTCGATTACACCGACGCCCGGAACGGCACGCGCTACGCGAACTCCTCCCCGTTCCGCCGCGCGGTCGAGGCGGTCCCCGGCCTCAAGCACATCACCGTGGTGGGCCTCCGGGGGTTGCGCGCGAGTCGCGAGGCCTTCGAGGCCGCCCGGGCCCGCGGGCACACGCTCGTCTTCGCCCGCCAGGTCAAAGCGGACCTCGAGGCCACCCTTCAGCGCCTCCCGCGCGGCAAGCGGGTCTACCTCAGCTTCGATATCGACGCGCTCGACCCCGCCCTCGCTCCAGGCACGGGGAGCCCCGAGGTGGAGGGCCTCACCTACGGGGAGGCGATGCGGGTCGTGGCGCACGTAATCGCGCACAACGAGCTGGTGGGGCTCGACCTTACCGAGCTCGCCCCGAACCTGGACCCCACGGGCCGCACCGCCCTCGTGGGGGCGCGGCTGCTCGCCGAAGCCGTGGCGCTCTGGTGGGGGTAA